Genomic window (Helianthus annuus cultivar XRQ/B chromosome 3, HanXRQr2.0-SUNRISE, whole genome shotgun sequence):
attgacttggactgattgatggctgtggaatcatactctttgcccaatctgcagcagtgactaGCTCTTGATTGGATCGTGAGTCTAAACTCCAATCCCACGGActagtacaactcattttgatcaaatataagtaccaaacctacacaccacaaactgttaagtgcaaaaacagatatgaatcgaaagatgcaacctgttcgaaagatcaatacttgttcgaatgatcaacaaggttcgaaagatccttgttgagtttcgaacaaacacttcgaaggattgacttcgaaagattgactatacgaaggatccttatctttcgaaagatgatttcgaaagattgtccttatgtttcgaacacaggtctcgaaagatgacacttgttcgaagaatcaacagtgttcgaaggatcactgttgatggctcgaacaataacctcgaaagataaccttgaaagattcacccaacacgaaggatccttatctttcgtaatgaacagtaactcgaaggatgtatctatcgaaaagattccttgactcgaaggataacacactgacttcgaaagatgttcgaaggatggttatctttcgaatctccttgatcgaaggatgatccttcgagctcgaaagttatctttcgacggtctgacacactgacaaaagtacgacaggttggtgaaaagttgatgtggttggtgagccaactttcggcagaaaggatgttctgccaacaactttttcaccaactatttgactttcaaaaacaATACCAAAAATGGCAACCTTATCAACAAGAtctggtcaccggaaacacaccggagatatggccggaaaaatcaaagtcacttaaaaacaagttttcaagttacccaacccaaccttgaacactcccgaaggtttagaaatcgtttttcagtttaaacaagcaagaaaaccaccaaaaacgggtgctaaaccaagtgttcaaacacaccaagaacttgaacaaaacccggttttaaacaaggtaaagagccaaagctctgataccacttgtaggtcccttttcgcggaggattacgaacctaaaccttgttatacaaactcactagcgagtgcggaatccaagctagcgagcaaaccgggatgatgcaagaacaaacacaagaacacacaagactcaacgattaacaccacttgtattaatgcgtagaaagttttcggttacaagcacaatgtttacaatcagtttgcaaactctcaaagtgtgtgtgtatatgtttcggacagaatgctctccactcttgtctgtctctctaagtgtgcatctctctttcacactacactgcatgggtatatatatacccagcccatgatgtctggtcgaaggatccgatagatggtccgaaggatcatctttcggatatagtgctttcgaaggatcagcaaggacctcgaaagatcatctttcgagatccatcaatcgaagcatatctttcgatcacctcgaaggatcaacagtatccttcgaggctatccttcgattcagacaAGCATATTACAAACAGATTGGCCAAGTctaactaggaggatagttgacttggtcaacttacagaccaactttggacatcgtttatatacagaccgaatacagacaaagtacagacacaagtgcaccaacacatatTAGTATAGTTTTGATTGATTTTGCAACATTTATATAGTTTTGTTGGATTGGAACCAAATAATCAATTAAGAAAGAAGTCATATTAGGTATATCAATCATCTTCCAACGGATACAACATACTTGAATAAACATACATCTCAACAAATAATTAACCAATgttgaaaaacataaaacattaATGTTTTAAACAAAGAGCAATAAAAGACTGCCGAATAATCCAACTACAAATCCATAGATAGTTGGTACCGCCAACTTGCCCGATGTGGATGTCGCTATCGGGCTTGGAGCAGGAGCCCATGTTTGAGGTAGAACGGTGATGACAAGCTTCATGTTTCTCGACTCGCAATGCTTTCCGACACCACAAATGTACCATTTCCTTCCAGGGGTTTGTAGGGGGACAACATCTCGTCTACTTGTCATGATTCCATTGGAAGCTGAAGTGCTACATTGTTGGAAACCGGTGCCGTTGACTTTCGCAACGTTGTGAACACCAGCCGCATAGTTGAAAACTGTATCAAGAGAATTGTAAAGGATTACATTTATTAAACGTCGTGGGAACGAGAAATGCACGATTTTGCGACCGAAAATGGTCGCAAAGATTGCGACAGAatttaaaagtgtcacaaaagtaGCGACCACATCCAAGTCACAGATACAAACAAAGTGGTTTTTTAGTTGCTAAAACCGGTCGCAAAACAGATTGGTGACTGAGATGTTGCGAAGTTTTTTTTGTTACCGATTTGTGACCAAATTGATGGTTGCAAATACCTAGTTTTGTAGTAGAAAATCTAAATAAAATGACGGGGATATATAACATACCAAGGGTATCTCCGACGTAGAAAACTTTATCCTTGGCCCAAGTTTGATAATCAAAGTCGAGTTTCCAACCATTTTCATCCCCCACAATGTATTCTTTTGCATAGATCGATGTCGCAAGAACAAAAAAATGTTAGCATGAAGACAATGCTCAAACGGGATGTGGCCATATTGAAATAAATTTGGGACTTCTAATTAAAATTTGTATAAAAACTCAGAGAAAAATTAATGAATTTGTTAAGAAGATGAAATAATTGCTACACGGTTGCTGATTATTTATAGTTAACATAGAAATGCAAGCTGGTTAAAGGTTACCGGCTGTAGACGGCAATGGTATTGTGGATTTAGTCTTAATTGTGTGTTTGATTGCCACACAAACAATTAAAAGAtgttttgtctttattatttttctttgcATGTTAGAAACTGTGGTAAGTTAATTCTTGTATATATTACTAGGTTATTAGACTCGTGCATTTGCACGGATTGATTAAAGTAGTAAATACTTCacataagaccatgtgtagtggtaggaGTGAATAATGCCTCCACCCTTGGACATTATTCGACACATGTCAATCCACTCATCCAAGGGGCATTGTTGGGCGTTTCGAAGAAATGAGTGTAGTGGgataatgcccccacccttggACATTATCCGACACATGGCAATCCAGTCATCCAAGGGGCAtttaaaactaataatattttattaattaaataaaaattacataaataataaaacacataaacatacataatatttttaaaacgaataatattttattaatttttgtcTTCGTTTTAGCCATTCCCGTTATCTTCGTCTTCCTCGTCATTCGATTCTTGCTCTCCCTCGTTTGGAATATGCCGAGCCGACCACGTGTGTTCAACCAAATCAATCGCTTACGCATTATGTGCGGGTTCAGACCGCATTTCATGTGCATTcttcactctttcttccattgtTGCTTGGGGATACTCCTGAACATCTTTCGGTATATAGTTCAGGCATATTGTTCTTCCTTTGTCTTCCAAAATCATATTatgcatgattatacaagcgtgcatagcatctctcattttttctttgctccatgcacgacaaggatttctcaaataaTGTCACTGTTGTTAaagaaccccaaagcatctctcaatATCCTTTCACgaagactcttgaacctttttaaaaTAAGCTCTTTTTTCATCATACGAGTCCCTGAACATCTTCACGACAATCGAATACCTAAGATAAATTACATCGCCAAATAAGTTTCGGATTTTATATGCAAACAATCATGGATTCCACATCCAAGGTAATGGATTTTCTTTGTATCCTATCATAATAACCTTATTATTTCTTTCTTGATTTAGTTCAAGTGCTTTCTTAATTCAGCCCAAGGGCCCATAGATTTTGTTTTTTAACGAGTTGATgcaaacccgcgcgttgcggcgggatgttAATAATGTATGTCTTTATATGAATGGGTCGGATCCGTTAGACTGAATTTAAAAACCGAATGACTTTTTTTTATATCATTGTTTAGTTATAATATttaaaattaattattaattaatatatatatatacacacacatacgaAAGTTAGTGAAAATGtaacaaattaaataaataatatttatgCCTACTTAAAATACCTTTTTATGCCTAACTTAAATTAATTACATTTCGTATCACTTTCACTTTTTCACCAATTCTAACATATCTATCCTTACTTACTGCACATGCAGTCATGCATCCAATTCATACGCTTAGACAACCTGCTCTTGTTCGCACCGGTTATTACCGGAAATCCAATTCATACACTTACACAACTTGCTCTTGTTCGCACCGGTTATTACCGGAAAATGGATGCGTCAACATCAAGAGGTCTACCACCGGTGACACTCCCCACATACTCATCCACCGAACGCCGTTTCTATTCGTTGCAACCGTTTCTAATTGTCGCAATGGTTTTTAACCAGTGCCATGGAAGGCCATAAGACGCCGTCTCCGCAACCGTTTGTAATTGTCGCAACCGTTTCTATTCGTCAACATCTTCCTCCAACATTTATTCCAATTTGGTACTTATTTGAAAAACATTAATTTTCGTGATTCAATCGTAAGTTATTTTTATAACTTCACAGCCATGGAACTCCATAGAAGAATTTGTATAACTTCTCGAAGATATAAAATAAGAACTCTTTTAATCAACAACGAACGCATATAGCCATGGGTGTAATCATATGCCGGAATCGAAGCGTCAAATGTAAACACGAAAACAACTTCA
Coding sequences:
- the LOC110932493 gene encoding blue copper protein 1b, translated to FVLATSIYAKEYIVGDENGWKLDFDYQTWAKDKVFYVGDTLVFNYAAGVHNVAKVNGTGFQQCSTSASNGIMTSRRDVVPLQTPGRKWYICGVGKHCESRNMKLVITVLPQTWAPAPSPIATSTSGKLAVPTIYGFVVGLFGSLLLLFV